From a region of the Mercurialis annua linkage group LG1-X, ddMerAnnu1.2, whole genome shotgun sequence genome:
- the LOC126662858 gene encoding endonuclease 1 — translation MDAIGGFYRRSRFTLLLFFSLAIILAPGALGWSKEGHIITCRIAQNLLGAEAAHAVEQLLPHNLNGDLSALCTWPDQIRHWYKYRWTSTLHYIDTPDKACTFDYSRDCESDRCVSGAIQNFTSQLLHYKEGSTDRRYNLTEALLFLSHFMGDIHQPLHVGFTSDEGGNTIDLRWFRRKSNLHHVWDSDIITTALKDYYENDMDLLQQSIEGNFTDGIWYDDVSTWKDCDDLLACPNKYAVEGISLACKWGYNGVKEGDTLSDDYFNSRMTIVMKRIAQGGVRLAMFLNHIFGDSEEGNTASAT, via the exons ATGGATGCGATCGGAGGTTTTTATAGACGGTCGCGGTTTACATTGTTACTGTTTTTCAGTTTGGCCATCATTCTAGCGCCTGGAGCTCTTGGCTGGAGCAAGGAGGGTCACATAATAACATGTCGGATTGCACAG AACCTTTTAGGAGCTGAAGCAGCACATGCTGTAGAACAGTTGCTGCCTCATAATCTTAATGGGGACTTATCAGCTCTATGCACATGGCCGGACCAAATCAGGCACTGGTATAAGTACAGGTGGACAAGCACTCTACACTATATTGATACCCCAGACAAAGCCTGCACATTTGATTATTCAA GGGACTGTGAAAGTGATCGGTGTGTGTCTGGTGCTATTCAGAATTTTACGTCACAGCTTCTGCACTACAAGGAAGGATCAACAGATCGTCGAT ATAATCTGACAGAAGCATTGCTGTTCTTGTCTCACTTCATGGGAGATATTCATCAGCCACTGCATGTTGGATTCACCAGCGACGAAGGTGGAAACACAATCGATTTGCGTTGGTTCAGGCGCAAATCTAATCTTCATCAT GTATGGGATAGCGATATAATTACAACAGCTTTAAAAGATTACTATGAAAACGACATGGACCTGCTTCAACAATCTATAGAGGGTAACTTCACAGAT GGAATTTGGTATGACGACGTATCAACATGGAAAGATTGTGACGATCTCTTGGCATGTCCGAACAA GTATGCTGTAGAGGGCATAAGCTTAGCTTGTAAATGGGGTTACAACGGAGTAAAAGAAGGCGATACTCTTTCAG ATGATTACTTCAATTCAAGAATGACAATTGTGATGAAACGCATTGCTCAAGGGGGTGTTCGTTTAGCTATGTTCTTAAACCATATATTTGGTGATTCTGAAGAAGGAAATACAGCATCAGCAACATAA